One Methylosinus sp. LW4 genomic region harbors:
- a CDS encoding (Fe-S)-binding protein has protein sequence MKTFLDWSAYDTYGIGDAYSGIPATGGNYAKAVAVCMHSRDCQKTAKGVMCPSYRVTGEVKHSTEARVAAFKAALNDGTDERAFADPRLDEAMDLCVSCKACKKECPSAVDMTLIKTEYLAQRHEIVGVPKRLRLFGGVPEWTGRHRVLLRFAIRLRNRSRFLSRLAEKWIGVTARRPLPEPAPAAFTRTAPAAASAGARGEVILFVDTFCHHFDPHVAEAAVEVLEHAGYSVRIAKPAPTDAEPDRPLCCGRTYLTTGMVKKARGEAERVLAAFRDEIAAKTPIIGLEPSCLLSLRDELYSLGLGPEVGDLGKQLYLLEEFLAREYQNKGLRLSLKPLDLPKAVVHGHCHQKAFGVMKATKKVLGWIPGFTFDIVETSCCGMAGSFGLEAEHYETSMKMAELSLLPAMRDAAPDAPLIANGFSCRHQIEHGSGRQARHIALLLRDALQPAPQAAE, from the coding sequence ATGAAGACATTTCTCGACTGGTCGGCTTACGACACTTACGGAATAGGCGACGCCTATTCCGGCATTCCGGCGACGGGCGGCAATTACGCCAAGGCGGTGGCCGTGTGCATGCACAGCCGCGACTGCCAGAAGACCGCCAAGGGCGTGATGTGCCCGAGCTATCGCGTCACCGGCGAGGTCAAGCATTCCACCGAGGCGCGCGTCGCCGCCTTCAAGGCCGCGCTCAATGACGGCACGGATGAGCGCGCTTTCGCCGATCCGCGCCTCGACGAGGCGATGGACCTCTGCGTCTCCTGCAAGGCCTGCAAGAAGGAATGTCCCAGCGCCGTCGATATGACGCTGATAAAGACCGAATATCTCGCCCAGCGTCATGAGATCGTCGGCGTGCCGAAGCGCCTGCGCCTGTTCGGCGGCGTGCCGGAATGGACGGGCCGCCATCGCGTGCTGCTGCGCTTCGCCATTCGCCTGCGCAATCGCTCGCGGTTCCTATCGCGACTCGCGGAGAAATGGATCGGCGTCACCGCCCGCCGCCCCCTTCCCGAGCCCGCCCCCGCGGCTTTCACCCGTACGGCCCCGGCGGCGGCGAGCGCCGGGGCGCGCGGCGAGGTGATCCTCTTCGTCGATACGTTCTGCCATCACTTCGATCCGCATGTGGCCGAGGCCGCCGTCGAGGTGCTGGAGCACGCCGGCTATAGCGTGCGCATCGCCAAGCCGGCGCCGACCGACGCGGAGCCGGACCGCCCGCTCTGCTGCGGCCGCACCTATCTCACCACCGGAATGGTGAAGAAGGCGCGCGGCGAGGCGGAGCGCGTGCTCGCCGCCTTCCGCGACGAGATCGCCGCCAAGACGCCGATCATCGGCCTCGAGCCCTCCTGCCTGCTGTCGCTGCGCGACGAGCTCTACAGCCTCGGCCTCGGGCCAGAGGTCGGCGATCTCGGCAAGCAGCTCTATCTGCTCGAGGAGTTTCTCGCCCGCGAATATCAGAACAAGGGCCTGCGCCTGTCGCTGAAGCCGCTCGATCTGCCCAAGGCGGTCGTGCACGGCCATTGCCATCAGAAGGCCTTCGGCGTGATGAAGGCGACGAAGAAGGTGCTCGGCTGGATTCCGGGCTTCACCTTCGACATCGTCGAGACGAGCTGCTGCGGCATGGCCGGCAGCTTCGGCCTCGAGGCCGAGCATTACGAGACCTCGATGAAAATGGCGGAGCTGTCTCTGCTGCCGGCGATGCGCGACGCCGCGCCCGACGCCCCGCTGATCGCAAACGGCTTCTCCTGCCGCCATCAGATCGAGCATGGCAGCGGCCGTCAGGCCCGCCATATCGCGCTGCTGCTGCGCGACGCGCTGCAGCCGGCGCCGCAGGCCGCGGAATAA
- a CDS encoding NUDIX hydrolase has protein sequence MTSFDHRREPPASSRDSEGPLPVAIGLTAAIVAAQEDEPLILTVAATGEDARAALPSGPFDPVRHRTFEIGLRAWVAEQTGMSLGYVEQLYTFGDRGRHARAGDRDPHVVSVGYLALTRIAEEQVEEIRGFRSWYEFFPWEDWRGGRPEAMETTILPGLSAWVEEAPDALSSSGLRRRDRVNLLFRPQGRGLDEENALERYELLYEAGLVEEAWRDGREAALKRGVKPPPLGAPMQHDHRRILATAMGRLRAKMKYRPVIFELMPPAFTLTELQRTVEAIAGRHLHKQNFRRLVETSAAVEPTGEVSLKTGGRPAALFHFRRNVLQERPAPGLRVGIRG, from the coding sequence ATGACGAGCTTCGATCATCGGCGCGAGCCGCCCGCATCTTCGCGCGACTCGGAAGGACCGCTGCCGGTCGCCATCGGCCTGACGGCGGCGATCGTCGCGGCGCAGGAGGACGAGCCGCTCATCCTCACTGTCGCCGCCACGGGCGAGGACGCGCGCGCCGCTCTGCCCTCCGGCCCTTTCGATCCGGTGCGTCACCGTACTTTCGAGATCGGCCTGCGCGCCTGGGTCGCCGAGCAGACCGGCATGTCGCTCGGCTATGTCGAGCAGCTCTACACTTTCGGCGACCGCGGCCGCCACGCCCGCGCCGGCGACCGCGATCCGCATGTGGTCTCCGTCGGCTATCTCGCGCTGACCCGCATCGCCGAGGAGCAGGTGGAGGAGATCCGCGGCTTTCGCAGCTGGTACGAGTTCTTCCCTTGGGAGGATTGGCGCGGCGGCCGTCCCGAGGCGATGGAGACGACGATATTGCCCGGCCTCTCGGCCTGGGTGGAGGAGGCGCCGGACGCGCTCTCTTCCTCCGGCCTGCGGCGGCGCGACCGCGTCAATCTTCTGTTCCGCCCGCAGGGCAGGGGCCTCGATGAGGAGAATGCGCTCGAGCGCTACGAGCTGCTCTATGAGGCGGGCCTCGTCGAGGAGGCCTGGCGCGACGGGCGCGAGGCGGCGCTGAAACGCGGCGTGAAGCCGCCTCCGCTCGGCGCGCCCATGCAGCACGATCATCGGCGCATTCTGGCGACGGCGATGGGCCGGCTGCGCGCCAAGATGAAATACCGCCCGGTGATCTTCGAGCTGATGCCGCCGGCCTTCACGCTCACCGAGCTGCAGCGCACGGTGGAGGCCATCGCCGGCCGCCATTTGCACAAGCAGAACTTCCGTCGCCTCGTCGAGACCTCCGCCGCCGTGGAGCCGACGGGGGAGGTGTCGCTGAAGACCGGCGGCCGCCCCGCAGCGCTTTTTCATTTTCGCCGCAATGTCTTGCAAGAACGTCCTGCGCCCGGCCTCAGGGTCGGAATCAGAGGATGA
- a CDS encoding tyrosine phosphatase family protein has translation MAHLYVCSLTKVVDTVRASGARSLITILTAGSSLARPSEIIPERHLRLAVSDIDADQDGHVLANRAHIESLLAFAGAWDRREPLVIHCYAGVSRSPAAAFILACALAPQRAESELASELRRASPTATPNRRLVALADRILARDGRMSAAIAEIGRGADCYEGAPFALELA, from the coding sequence ATGGCGCACCTCTATGTCTGTTCGCTCACGAAGGTCGTCGACACGGTGCGCGCCAGCGGCGCGCGCTCGCTCATCACAATCCTCACCGCCGGCTCCTCGCTGGCGCGGCCGAGCGAGATCATCCCTGAGCGACATTTGCGGCTCGCCGTCTCCGACATAGACGCGGATCAGGACGGCCATGTGCTGGCCAATCGCGCGCATATCGAGAGCCTTCTGGCCTTCGCCGGCGCATGGGACCGGCGTGAGCCGCTGGTCATCCATTGCTACGCCGGCGTCAGCCGCTCGCCGGCGGCGGCTTTCATTCTCGCCTGCGCGCTCGCCCCGCAGCGGGCGGAGAGCGAATTGGCGTCCGAGCTGCGCCGCGCCTCGCCGACGGCGACGCCCAACCGCCGTCTCGTCGCTTTGGCCGATCGCATTCTCGCGCGCGACGGCCGCATGTCGGCGGCCATAGCCGAGATCGGCCGCGGCGCCGATTGCTATGAGGGAGCGCCTTTCGCGCTCGAGCTCGCCTGA
- a CDS encoding DUF882 domain-containing protein — translation MDDRREGAPLLSRRSIARLASAAAALVTALAPSFTENAVANGETRTLYLFHSHTKEQIAATYLVGGRYDSAVLEQLNWFLRDWRRDEPTKMDPHLFDVVWEAYRQAGATEPVHVVSAYRSPETNAMLRRRSRAVAKFSQHMLGKAMDTTMPGMSMEQIREIGMRMQRGGVGYYPTAGTPFVHLDVGGVRSWPRMSYDQLARLFPDGKTVHLPTNNQPLARYEEAKAEIEARGNGAYVPAVERQSKGLFAMLFGGGEEDEDSAIAAAPPPTAARKQWASLAPRRSGRVSADAEEESAEAAPAPAPSRREQERIAAAERNLPRGETQMRAEPVAVASLEPSAEEAKIDAKLDAALAAPLPPRRPMFLTVAGAPLPPTRPSEFGALASAPAAPPARRAGGAIASLVDLGAASLRGGVSEEAHNAPPPPTRPAQQAVAKPEPLLAYAPSAAQSLPYGSDLAPELRLPAAKPTPRPTPAKVELVPARLDRSNFQALTTGVSASRLPGGTALGTTLAAPRSAARADTGLFAPSTSSGQAQAFAGQAAILPTDRFVSAR, via the coding sequence TTGGACGATCGGCGGGAAGGCGCGCCTCTCCTCTCACGACGGTCTATCGCGCGGCTCGCGAGCGCCGCCGCAGCGCTCGTCACGGCGCTGGCTCCGTCCTTCACCGAGAATGCGGTCGCCAATGGCGAGACGCGCACGCTCTATCTCTTCCACAGCCACACCAAGGAGCAGATCGCCGCGACCTATCTGGTCGGCGGCCGCTATGATTCCGCGGTGCTGGAGCAGCTGAACTGGTTCCTGCGCGATTGGCGTCGCGACGAGCCGACCAAGATGGACCCGCATCTGTTCGATGTGGTGTGGGAGGCCTATCGTCAGGCCGGCGCCACCGAGCCGGTCCATGTCGTCTCCGCCTATCGCTCGCCGGAGACCAACGCCATGCTGCGCCGCCGCTCGCGCGCCGTGGCGAAATTTTCGCAGCATATGCTCGGCAAGGCGATGGACACGACGATGCCGGGCATGTCCATGGAGCAGATCCGCGAGATCGGCATGCGCATGCAGCGCGGCGGCGTCGGCTATTATCCCACCGCCGGCACGCCTTTCGTGCATCTCGACGTCGGCGGCGTCCGCTCCTGGCCGCGCATGAGCTACGACCAGCTCGCGCGCCTGTTCCCCGACGGCAAGACGGTGCATCTGCCGACCAACAACCAGCCGCTCGCGCGTTATGAGGAAGCCAAGGCCGAGATCGAGGCGCGCGGCAACGGCGCCTATGTTCCGGCCGTCGAGCGCCAGAGCAAGGGTCTCTTCGCCATGCTGTTCGGTGGCGGCGAGGAGGACGAGGACAGCGCGATCGCCGCGGCCCCGCCGCCTACTGCTGCCCGCAAGCAATGGGCGTCTCTGGCGCCGCGCCGCTCGGGCCGCGTCTCGGCCGACGCCGAGGAGGAGAGCGCCGAAGCCGCTCCGGCCCCGGCGCCGAGCCGTCGCGAGCAGGAGCGCATCGCCGCGGCCGAGCGCAATCTGCCGCGTGGCGAGACGCAGATGCGCGCCGAGCCGGTCGCCGTGGCCTCGCTCGAGCCCTCCGCCGAGGAGGCGAAGATCGACGCCAAGCTCGACGCGGCGCTGGCCGCCCCTCTGCCGCCCCGGCGGCCCATGTTCCTCACTGTCGCCGGCGCGCCGCTGCCGCCCACGCGGCCGAGCGAGTTCGGCGCCCTGGCCAGCGCGCCCGCCGCGCCGCCCGCTCGTCGGGCCGGGGGCGCCATCGCCAGCCTCGTCGATCTCGGCGCCGCCAGCTTGCGCGGCGGCGTCAGCGAGGAGGCGCATAATGCCCCGCCGCCGCCCACACGCCCGGCGCAGCAGGCCGTCGCCAAGCCGGAGCCGCTGCTCGCCTATGCGCCCTCCGCCGCGCAATCGCTTCCCTATGGAAGCGATCTCGCGCCGGAGCTTCGTTTGCCTGCCGCCAAGCCGACGCCGAGGCCCACGCCCGCCAAGGTGGAGCTGGTGCCGGCGCGTCTCGACCGCTCCAATTTCCAAGCGCTGACGACCGGCGTGTCCGCCAGCCGGCTGCCGGGCGGAACGGCGCTCGGAACCACGCTCGCGGCGCCGCGCTCCGCCGCCCGCGCCGACACGGGGCTCTTCGCGCCCTCCACCTCCAGCGGGCAGGCGCAGGCTTTCGCCGGACAGGCGGCGATTTTGCCGACGGATCGGTTCGTCTCGGCGCGCTGA